A genome region from Sporosarcina sp. ANT_H38 includes the following:
- a CDS encoding S-layer homology domain-containing protein, translating to MANQPSKYSKFLVGAASAALVASAVAPVASAADFKDTKGNTHEAAIDALSDAGVIKGYSDGTFLPNKTLTRSDVVKMMGKWLVTEGHAIPADARTNPRFTDLSTKSNAELLDYAAVVKDAGVFIGSNGKLLAVDNITRENMALVLVRAFDTVEKIDLATYVAGQDFKRDVKDLTSAKSEARAAIDVLDFFDITNPTVATFNPKGNTTRGHFATFLHKTINADFSKVSGEAAKGVESVKAVNATTVEVTFKEDVKDVKTSDYTIEGLAISNAAIKQTNSKVVVLTTAVQTGDKEYTLKSGESALGKFKGISGVIPTKITMNTASTQGVVGKEVTLKADIGVKEAGVPVTFNVAAGSKLNKDHIEEVTTDANGIATYSYTQYVSGEKDEVVAYPTGAPSVRSLATVYWGVDTILTVTPSDDKQGNSVANGANKVYKVTYKNPKTGAAVANQRLHVTFAENVNVTIDKVSKATVNGTNPMQLSNGTTPVTAEVITDSKGEATFTVSGHNTTVTPVVFPNEVVVNNNYNNSTSTSDVKTWDATKLQAQVADKLVFGATQADYVIDITRDGGEEAARFEANGREYKVVLKTKDGKVAANELVNIAFNEDVDRNINTNTSAYFTKDDKKILVDGKTVSQTTVKTDAKGEATFTISSDELKDYATPVAWIDVNTSNAKEGKFDDGEPNKVAPISYFADAALTGGTVKAYNDAVSTTKAIKEFTGLETATFKFTAANQSGQQMGLPTGYSHIEASFTVFNTGSEDITVDGHTVSPNRSHTTTTIESTTSKLAQIEVKSVNNKTASVRVVANGTAIPLASTNNRAINLGSHTSEVTFKSTTDVGELHTGLITSINKEDKKIQFEGKTSVSYKGASFKNHSGNTISQETFESTIKEALDAGLTHRVTLSKDGDKITVSILTSTPVTAPTSVLNLRDVTAVVNSVVIPTDAQVPGKTFGLTPDANGVVVDWTSSSSLLTIASDVATVGAVDKEQEVTLTATFTKGTGADQAKVTKNYTVKVAPTAAKTKADLLRVLDEAVAKEADVKYTEASRKLLTDARYEAKVVYDNNSATPAEVTAAVKGLQSAIDKLVTHTTVTGKLTVAPNAVAVNGTVKVTVTDADLNVDSAKADTVIVTVGSANLTLTETGNSTGIFEGTTAALATAGPVVITYTDAKDATGKELKVTETITVTTP from the coding sequence ATGGCTAACCAACCATCTAAGTACAGCAAATTTTTAGTAGGGGCTGCATCAGCTGCTCTAGTAGCATCCGCAGTAGCACCAGTAGCAAGCGCGGCAGATTTCAAAGATACAAAAGGTAACACGCACGAAGCTGCAATCGATGCACTATCTGATGCAGGCGTTATCAAAGGCTATTCGGACGGTACATTCTTGCCAAACAAAACGTTGACTCGTTCTGACGTTGTTAAAATGATGGGTAAATGGCTTGTAACTGAAGGACACGCAATTCCTGCAGATGCAAGAACTAACCCACGCTTTACTGACTTGTCGACAAAGTCTAACGCAGAACTTCTTGACTATGCTGCAGTTGTAAAAGACGCTGGCGTATTCATCGGAAGTAACGGTAAACTTCTAGCAGTTGACAACATCACTCGTGAAAACATGGCACTAGTGCTTGTTCGCGCATTTGATACTGTTGAAAAGATCGACCTAGCTACATACGTAGCTGGACAAGATTTCAAGCGTGATGTAAAAGATCTTACATCTGCAAAATCTGAAGCACGTGCTGCTATCGACGTTCTTGATTTCTTCGATATCACGAACCCAACAGTAGCGACTTTCAATCCAAAAGGCAACACAACTCGTGGACACTTTGCAACATTCCTACACAAAACAATTAACGCAGACTTCTCTAAAGTATCAGGCGAAGCAGCAAAAGGCGTTGAATCAGTTAAGGCTGTTAATGCAACTACTGTTGAAGTAACTTTCAAAGAAGACGTTAAGGACGTAAAAACTAGCGATTACACAATCGAAGGTCTAGCTATCTCTAACGCTGCTATTAAACAAACAAATAGCAAAGTTGTAGTTCTTACAACTGCTGTTCAAACAGGAGACAAAGAGTACACACTTAAATCAGGTGAATCTGCACTTGGTAAATTCAAAGGGATCTCAGGTGTTATTCCAACTAAGATCACTATGAATACAGCTTCAACACAAGGTGTAGTTGGTAAAGAAGTTACACTTAAAGCTGATATCGGCGTTAAAGAAGCTGGAGTTCCTGTAACATTCAACGTAGCAGCTGGTTCTAAATTGAACAAAGATCACATTGAAGAAGTAACAACAGATGCTAACGGAATTGCAACTTATTCTTACACGCAATATGTTTCTGGTGAAAAAGATGAAGTAGTTGCATACCCAACTGGCGCTCCATCTGTTCGTAGCCTAGCTACTGTATACTGGGGAGTTGACACAATTCTTACAGTTACACCTTCTGACGACAAACAAGGTAACAGCGTAGCAAACGGAGCAAACAAAGTATACAAAGTTACGTACAAAAACCCTAAAACTGGTGCTGCTGTTGCAAACCAAAGATTGCATGTAACATTCGCTGAAAACGTAAACGTTACAATCGACAAAGTGTCTAAAGCGACTGTAAACGGTACAAACCCAATGCAACTATCGAACGGTACTACTCCAGTTACTGCTGAAGTCATCACAGATAGCAAAGGTGAAGCTACATTCACTGTATCTGGACATAACACAACAGTTACACCTGTTGTTTTCCCTAACGAAGTAGTAGTTAACAATAACTACAACAATTCAACATCAACTTCAGATGTGAAAACGTGGGATGCTACGAAACTTCAAGCACAAGTCGCAGACAAACTTGTATTTGGCGCAACTCAAGCAGATTACGTAATTGATATTACTCGTGACGGCGGTGAAGAAGCAGCTCGCTTTGAAGCTAACGGACGCGAATACAAAGTCGTTTTGAAAACAAAAGACGGTAAAGTAGCTGCGAACGAACTTGTTAACATTGCATTCAATGAAGACGTTGATAGAAATATCAACACGAATACGTCAGCATACTTCACTAAAGATGACAAGAAAATTCTTGTTGATGGAAAAACTGTTTCTCAAACTACTGTGAAAACAGATGCAAAAGGTGAAGCTACTTTCACAATTAGCAGTGATGAACTAAAAGACTATGCGACACCAGTTGCTTGGATTGATGTTAATACAAGCAATGCAAAAGAAGGTAAATTTGACGATGGCGAACCAAACAAAGTCGCTCCAATTTCTTACTTTGCAGATGCAGCTCTTACAGGCGGAACAGTAAAAGCATACAATGATGCAGTCAGCACAACAAAAGCTATTAAAGAATTCACAGGTTTGGAAACAGCTACATTCAAGTTTACTGCTGCAAATCAAAGCGGACAACAAATGGGTCTACCTACTGGATATAGCCATATCGAAGCTTCATTCACAGTATTCAATACTGGATCTGAAGATATTACAGTAGATGGTCATACAGTATCACCTAACCGTAGTCATACAACTACTACGATTGAAAGTACTACTAGTAAACTAGCACAAATAGAAGTTAAATCTGTAAACAATAAAACGGCTTCTGTACGTGTAGTAGCGAATGGTACAGCTATTCCTTTGGCATCTACTAACAACCGTGCAATTAACCTTGGAAGTCACACATCAGAAGTTACATTTAAATCGACTACAGATGTGGGTGAACTTCATACAGGTCTAATCACAAGCATAAACAAAGAAGATAAGAAAATTCAATTTGAAGGGAAAACTTCTGTAAGCTACAAAGGAGCTTCTTTCAAAAATCATTCTGGAAACACGATTAGCCAAGAAACATTTGAAAGTACTATTAAAGAAGCTTTAGATGCTGGATTAACACACAGAGTTACACTTAGCAAAGATGGAGACAAAATCACTGTTTCTATCCTTACTAGCACACCTGTTACTGCACCTACAAGTGTTCTTAATCTACGTGACGTAACAGCAGTTGTTAATTCAGTAGTGATTCCAACTGACGCTCAAGTACCAGGTAAAACATTTGGATTAACACCTGATGCTAATGGAGTTGTAGTTGATTGGACATCAAGCAGCAGTCTTCTTACAATTGCTAGTGATGTTGCTACAGTAGGAGCAGTTGATAAAGAGCAAGAAGTAACTTTAACAGCAACTTTCACTAAAGGTACTGGTGCTGATCAAGCAAAAGTAACTAAAAACTATACTGTTAAAGTAGCACCTACAGCTGCGAAAACAAAAGCTGATCTACTTCGTGTACTTGATGAAGCAGTAGCTAAAGAAGCAGATGTAAAATATACAGAAGCTAGCAGAAAACTTCTAACTGATGCTAGATATGAAGCAAAAGTTGTATATGACAACAATTCAGCAACACCTGCAGAAGTTACAGCGGCTGTTAAAGGTCTACAATCGGCAATTGATAAATTGGTAACACATACTACTGTTACTGGTAAATTAACTGTTGCTCCTAATGCAGTTGCAGTAAACGGAACTGTTAAAGTTACTGTTACTGATGCTGATTTGAATGTGGATTCAGCAAAAGCTGACACTGTAATTGTAACAGTTGGTTCTGCTAATCTTACATTAACTGAAACAGGTAATAGCACAGGTATTTTTGAAGGAACAACAGCAGCACTTGCAACTGCTGGTCCTGTAGTGATAACTTACACTGATGCTAAGGATGCAACAGGTAAGGAATTAAAAGTTACTGAAACAATCACTGTAACTACTCCTTAA
- a CDS encoding serine dehydratase subunit alpha family protein, with product MGKDKILALIEKELVIALGCTEPVAIALAAATAKSYVNGEIEELIVKASGNIIKNAKSVGIPGMSGKGLEFSAAIGAVAGNPKRKLELLEGLNKDDENRAFALIEAGKVLASQADTAKLLYIEVMIRTATHYSRVIISDNHSNITLIEVDGKPIMHGGCENSSNRSGEIDLVGLTIDEIYEWILRVDENKLSLVKKSIELNRAIGIEGLSGNYGLNVGRTIKENVEKGILSDDISTAAMSLAAAGSDARMAGSTMPVIANTGSGNQGIAVTLPVVAVAEKLQVSEEKMIRAVALSHLVTIHIKSKFGRLSALCGVTTAGMGASAAIVYLLGGTLQQIKAAVQNTIGNVSGMICDGAKAGCAMKVSTCSNVAVQSALLALSDQEIQSTDGFIHKDVEKSIEAFCTLGNEGTRQTDEWILKLMMEK from the coding sequence GTGGGGAAAGATAAAATTCTAGCATTGATTGAAAAGGAACTGGTTATTGCGCTTGGCTGTACGGAGCCAGTTGCAATCGCTTTAGCAGCTGCAACGGCAAAAAGTTATGTCAATGGGGAAATTGAAGAACTGATAGTGAAGGCAAGTGGAAATATTATTAAGAACGCCAAATCGGTTGGAATCCCTGGAATGTCAGGGAAAGGGTTAGAATTCTCTGCTGCAATCGGAGCTGTTGCGGGTAATCCAAAACGGAAGTTAGAATTGCTTGAGGGATTGAACAAGGATGATGAAAATCGGGCATTTGCTCTAATTGAAGCTGGTAAAGTACTAGCAAGTCAAGCGGATACAGCAAAGCTACTCTATATAGAAGTGATGATTCGAACGGCTACACACTATTCACGCGTCATTATTTCTGACAATCATAGTAATATTACGTTAATTGAGGTTGACGGAAAACCGATTATGCATGGTGGATGTGAAAATAGTAGTAATCGATCAGGGGAAATCGATTTGGTTGGTCTAACGATTGATGAGATTTACGAATGGATTCTTCGAGTGGACGAAAACAAACTTTCTCTTGTGAAGAAAAGTATCGAGTTGAATAGAGCAATTGGAATAGAAGGGCTATCAGGTAATTATGGATTGAATGTGGGAAGAACGATTAAAGAGAACGTTGAAAAAGGCATTCTTTCTGATGATATAAGTACTGCTGCAATGTCGTTGGCCGCTGCAGGATCGGATGCAAGAATGGCAGGGTCCACGATGCCTGTTATAGCCAATACAGGAAGTGGAAATCAAGGAATCGCCGTAACATTACCAGTTGTAGCTGTTGCCGAAAAGCTTCAAGTATCTGAAGAAAAGATGATTCGTGCAGTGGCACTAAGTCATTTAGTTACCATCCATATAAAATCGAAATTTGGCCGACTCTCTGCATTGTGTGGCGTGACGACAGCTGGTATGGGGGCAAGTGCAGCCATCGTCTATTTACTGGGTGGAACGCTTCAACAGATAAAGGCAGCTGTTCAAAATACAATCGGGAATGTGTCAGGCATGATTTGTGATGGTGCAAAAGCGGGATGTGCCATGAAGGTGTCGACCTGTTCAAATGTGGCAGTGCAATCCGCGCTATTGGCACTGAGTGATCAAGAGATTCAGTCTACAGATGGTTTTATCCACAAGGATGTTGAAAAATCCATTGAAGCCTTTTGCACGTTGGGGAATGAAGGAACCAGGCAAACAGATGAATGGATTTTAAAATTGATGATGGAAAAGTAA
- a CDS encoding S-layer homology domain-containing protein, with amino-acid sequence MGVLHKKYLKFVATAASAALVASAVAPIASAKDFSDTKDNTHYEAINALSDAGVITGYPDGTFQPNKILTRSDVVKLMGKWLVSKGYAVPTDAVSNPRFADLKSTSNKELLEYAAVVKDNGVFVGTLDGKLDPAGDITRENMAIVLVRAFDRVNDIDLATYVAGQDFKKDVNDLGTAKAEARPAIDILDFFDITNPATPAFNPKNTTTRGHFATFLHKFINADFSAVGVGVVGDTAVKAVNATTVEVTFKDAIKNGNSLKFTIDGLTVSNVAVKQSDNKTVILTTTVQEGGKEYTVSLDSKEIGKFEGVSTIVPTKIAITTQSVQGKIGQQATISADIGVKQAGVPVTFNVTPDTNKTLNKDQVFEATTNADGIATFSYTQYNAGNDEVVAYPTGAPTVRSHAFIFWGVNNILTIVPTEKVSEETASEDRVATLTNGESKTYKLTYLAPQTGKPVANQRFFVTFEENVNVNIDKASKATVNGATPMQLLNNDSPTVASVTTDSKGEAIFTVSGLNTSVTPVVFIDNGDKNEARAKTYESIKLQAKADLVTFAALQQEYSIEIFGAYGENPEAAVGFENGRIYTAMVLNKNGEPAANEVVNLAFHEDLDRVISTNTQAWFLDLTGDYTHKKQIAVKTNAYGEADFEIYSENPGDYATPIAWIDINSPNAKEGNLDEGEPFQLAPITYFAKEKPTYASLFVSDGEGAIPRSTKNAFKGTDVATVELWAANQSFFPLDLPTEYSHVDATFTIWNTGAEDIEVSYPTNAGENRKLVISPNRSHTTSTLSGTRYENPTISIETVGDTSSSVKVVANGKAIPDKALPNNTANPIDLGNNESTFEFVSTQSVGMLHTGMVTDLNTTKKLITFFEKTPISYDNATYKNERGGIIDLKEFESLIAGNLGSANVTFIQENEETTFEIISLGTSSSTTSQVNNATTVEQVVNVLSNTNMSPTFSDLNSTQKTLLATAVLTQRTSIGYSADGLQSVYKDEYAKLVAAAIDDVNNTATVTTLLAVPGLDLGAYQALSVEEKTAVEAILTTQTFTDVAALQAGIIEAIAQNETTKNVIVPEIKNAVSSTNEGTLTLTFRATNELFSSIDSVKVRDTNERINGTVFGTIATVENSNELVLSFDELGIPKLTKGAILQKIDVYDSTLSIVSVMDKA; translated from the coding sequence ATGGGAGTACTACATAAAAAATATCTTAAATTTGTCGCAACCGCCGCATCAGCTGCTCTCGTAGCATCTGCCGTAGCACCCATCGCAAGCGCAAAAGATTTCTCAGACACAAAAGATAACACTCACTACGAAGCAATTAATGCTTTATCTGATGCTGGCGTCATCACAGGCTACCCAGACGGCACATTCCAGCCAAACAAAATATTGACTCGTTCTGACGTTGTCAAACTGATGGGTAAATGGCTTGTATCTAAAGGATACGCAGTACCAACAGATGCTGTTTCGAACCCACGTTTCGCTGACTTGAAATCTACATCTAACAAAGAACTTCTTGAGTATGCTGCAGTTGTTAAAGATAACGGCGTATTCGTAGGCACTCTAGACGGCAAGCTAGATCCAGCCGGCGACATTACTCGTGAAAACATGGCAATCGTACTCGTTCGTGCATTTGACCGTGTAAACGACATCGACCTCGCTACATACGTGGCAGGACAAGATTTCAAAAAAGATGTTAACGACCTAGGGACAGCAAAAGCTGAAGCACGTCCAGCGATCGACATTCTCGATTTCTTCGATATCACGAACCCAGCCACACCGGCTTTCAACCCTAAAAACACAACAACTCGCGGCCACTTTGCTACATTCTTGCACAAGTTCATCAACGCAGACTTCTCTGCTGTTGGTGTAGGTGTAGTAGGCGATACAGCCGTTAAAGCTGTTAACGCAACAACAGTTGAAGTAACTTTCAAAGATGCAATCAAAAACGGCAACTCTTTGAAATTCACAATTGACGGATTGACTGTTTCTAACGTAGCAGTAAAACAATCCGACAACAAAACAGTTATATTGACGACTACTGTTCAAGAAGGCGGCAAGGAATACACAGTCTCACTTGATAGCAAAGAAATTGGGAAATTCGAAGGTGTTTCTACTATAGTACCTACTAAGATCGCGATCACAACTCAATCAGTTCAAGGTAAAATAGGTCAACAAGCAACCATTTCCGCTGATATAGGCGTAAAACAAGCAGGAGTCCCTGTAACGTTCAACGTGACACCGGACACAAACAAAACACTTAACAAAGACCAAGTGTTTGAAGCAACAACAAACGCTGACGGTATTGCGACATTCTCTTACACGCAATACAATGCAGGCAATGACGAAGTTGTCGCCTACCCTACTGGTGCTCCGACAGTTCGTAGCCATGCATTCATCTTCTGGGGTGTAAACAACATTCTTACCATCGTCCCTACTGAAAAAGTAAGTGAAGAGACCGCGAGCGAAGATAGGGTTGCTACACTTACTAATGGCGAAAGCAAGACTTACAAATTGACTTATCTTGCTCCTCAAACAGGTAAGCCTGTTGCAAACCAACGTTTCTTTGTCACATTCGAGGAAAACGTTAACGTCAACATTGATAAGGCGTCCAAAGCGACAGTTAACGGTGCAACTCCAATGCAATTGCTGAACAACGACAGCCCAACCGTTGCTTCTGTCACAACTGACAGCAAAGGTGAAGCAATCTTCACAGTATCCGGTTTAAACACATCTGTGACACCAGTTGTATTCATTGATAACGGCGATAAAAATGAAGCAAGAGCTAAAACATACGAGTCAATTAAGCTACAAGCCAAAGCCGATCTTGTAACATTTGCAGCTCTTCAACAAGAGTATTCTATTGAAATTTTCGGTGCTTACGGTGAAAATCCTGAGGCAGCGGTAGGTTTCGAAAATGGACGCATATACACAGCAATGGTACTCAATAAAAACGGTGAACCCGCTGCGAATGAAGTCGTGAACCTTGCCTTCCATGAAGATCTGGATCGGGTTATAAGTACGAACACTCAAGCTTGGTTCTTGGATTTGACGGGCGACTATACGCATAAAAAACAAATTGCGGTGAAAACAAATGCCTATGGTGAAGCAGATTTTGAAATTTACAGTGAGAATCCAGGCGATTACGCAACACCTATTGCATGGATTGATATAAACTCTCCGAATGCCAAGGAAGGTAATTTGGATGAGGGCGAGCCATTCCAATTGGCGCCAATTACGTACTTCGCCAAAGAAAAACCTACTTACGCATCATTATTTGTCTCGGACGGGGAAGGTGCTATACCACGATCTACTAAAAATGCATTTAAAGGAACAGATGTGGCAACAGTTGAATTATGGGCAGCCAATCAAAGCTTTTTCCCATTGGACCTCCCGACAGAATATAGTCATGTCGATGCTACATTCACAATCTGGAATACGGGAGCGGAAGATATCGAGGTTTCCTATCCGACGAACGCAGGTGAAAATCGGAAACTGGTGATCTCACCAAATCGAAGCCATACAACATCAACCCTAAGTGGAACACGCTATGAAAACCCAACGATATCGATTGAAACTGTAGGCGATACATCTTCATCAGTTAAAGTCGTCGCGAACGGCAAGGCGATACCAGATAAGGCATTGCCAAATAACACAGCTAATCCTATTGATTTGGGTAACAATGAATCGACATTCGAATTCGTATCCACTCAATCAGTCGGCATGTTGCATACTGGTATGGTAACGGATTTGAATACCACAAAGAAGCTCATTACTTTTTTCGAGAAGACTCCCATTAGCTATGATAATGCTACTTATAAAAATGAAAGAGGAGGGATTATAGACTTAAAAGAATTTGAATCCTTAATTGCCGGTAACTTAGGATCTGCAAATGTTACTTTTATACAAGAAAATGAAGAAACAACGTTCGAAATCATCTCTTTAGGCACATCCTCTTCTACAACTAGCCAAGTGAATAATGCAACAACAGTGGAACAAGTAGTAAACGTACTTAGCAACACTAATATGAGCCCGACGTTTAGTGACTTGAATTCAACTCAAAAAACATTATTGGCTACTGCTGTTTTGACACAGCGTACGAGCATCGGATATAGTGCAGATGGATTACAAAGTGTTTATAAGGACGAATATGCCAAGTTGGTTGCAGCCGCAATTGATGATGTCAATAACACAGCTACCGTAACCACCCTACTTGCAGTGCCAGGCTTGGATTTAGGAGCCTATCAAGCGCTTTCGGTAGAAGAAAAAACAGCTGTTGAAGCAATCTTGACAACCCAAACGTTTACAGATGTCGCTGCCCTGCAAGCAGGAATAATAGAAGCGATTGCCCAAAACGAGACCACAAAAAACGTGATAGTGCCTGAGATTAAAAATGCGGTTTCGAGTACAAACGAAGGAACTCTAACATTAACGTTCCGAGCCACTAATGAATTATTCTCAAGTATTGATAGTGTGAAAGTTAGAGATACAAATGAAAGGATTAACGGAACGGTGTTTGGAACCATCGCGACAGTTGAAAACTCAAACGAACTGGTTCTTTCCTTTGACGAGTTAGGTATTCCAAAACTTACAAAGGGTGCCATCCTACAAAAAATCGACGTATATGATTCAACGTTATCTATAGTGAGTGTGATGGATAAGGCATAA
- a CDS encoding co-chaperone YbbN yields MSNVVTVTKEDFQKEVLECELPVFVDFFTDECGPCQAFEPVLEDVAEELVGKIKFVKHWVTFEDFEAKSNPIQLKYDIVSFPSLYLFNKGEVVKTYIGYLNRKDFLDFLEEVL; encoded by the coding sequence ATGTCAAATGTAGTAACTGTTACGAAAGAAGATTTCCAAAAAGAAGTATTGGAATGTGAATTACCCGTATTCGTTGATTTTTTTACAGATGAATGTGGACCTTGCCAAGCTTTCGAGCCAGTGCTTGAGGATGTTGCTGAGGAGCTAGTTGGAAAGATTAAATTTGTAAAGCATTGGGTCACTTTTGAAGACTTCGAAGCAAAATCAAATCCGATTCAATTGAAATATGATATTGTTTCTTTTCCTTCTCTCTATCTTTTCAATAAAGGGGAAGTTGTTAAAACATATATCGGTTATTTGAACCGCAAAGATTTCCTTGATTTTCTGGAAGAAGTTCTCTAA
- a CDS encoding WecB/TagA/CpsF family glycosyltransferase — protein MKEVILGVQVNTENYDELIPKVFRNIEDKKKSLVVAINPEKLMKAKEDPELKALLNRAEFQIPDGIGVIIASKLKKGKITSRITGIDMMDRVVREAARTGHSVFLYGAKPGVAEKAAQQLKQTYPDLIVAGTQDGYESDPSKVIAAINKAQPSILFVAMGSPKQEQWIEQQRDNLYPILYQGVGGSFDVLAGNVKRAPAGFQRMGAEWLYRLLKEPTRLKRQMNLPKFLFEVFKQKQG, from the coding sequence ATGAAAGAAGTAATTCTAGGCGTCCAAGTCAATACCGAAAACTACGACGAGTTAATCCCGAAAGTCTTCCGCAACATTGAAGACAAGAAGAAATCACTCGTCGTCGCTATCAACCCTGAAAAGCTCATGAAAGCAAAAGAAGACCCGGAACTAAAAGCGCTCCTTAATAGAGCAGAGTTCCAAATCCCAGATGGTATTGGCGTTATCATTGCGTCCAAACTAAAAAAGGGAAAGATCACATCTCGCATTACCGGAATCGACATGATGGACCGCGTTGTAAGGGAAGCCGCACGAACGGGGCACTCTGTCTTCCTCTACGGCGCGAAACCAGGTGTTGCCGAAAAGGCTGCACAACAACTTAAACAAACCTATCCAGATCTTATCGTTGCCGGAACGCAAGATGGCTATGAATCTGACCCTAGTAAAGTCATTGCCGCTATCAACAAGGCACAGCCATCAATTCTATTTGTTGCCATGGGCTCTCCAAAACAAGAGCAATGGATTGAACAACAGCGGGACAATCTATATCCAATACTGTACCAAGGCGTTGGTGGTTCATTCGACGTCCTAGCAGGAAACGTCAAGCGTGCTCCAGCCGGATTTCAGCGAATGGGCGCAGAGTGGTTATACCGTTTATTAAAAGAACCAACTCGCCTAAAACGTCAAATGAATCTTCCAAAGTTTTTATTTGAAGTTTTCAAACAAAAACAAGGTTGA
- a CDS encoding pectate lyase-like adhesive domain-containing protein, translating to MGTAQGLVNALASDVVKTITLTSDLTLTTNVAPKAGVTIDGGGKILTLNATSAGNTSAEGLFIQYDGVTIKNITITQTGDLNKDNLVEIYGKNATLENVTVNGGVKAGIYVNNNGKSDTTVTFNKVATSGNAWGGVGIAAQQNGDKVTANFLNFNSDETVGVYTEGTTYAGTYVVSGLTGYTESTVGTQQHWKK from the coding sequence GTGGGAACTGCACAAGGATTAGTAAATGCATTAGCAAGTGATGTAGTTAAAACAATAACTTTAACAAGCGATCTAACATTAACAACTAATGTTGCCCCAAAAGCAGGCGTAACGATTGATGGTGGTGGAAAAATACTAACTTTAAACGCGACAAGCGCTGGTAATACTTCGGCTGAGGGTCTGTTTATCCAGTATGATGGTGTAACAATCAAAAATATAACAATTACTCAAACAGGTGATTTAAATAAAGATAACTTGGTTGAAATTTATGGTAAAAATGCAACTTTAGAAAACGTAACTGTTAATGGCGGTGTGAAAGCCGGTATTTACGTTAATAACAATGGTAAAAGCGATACGACTGTTACTTTCAACAAGGTAGCTACTTCTGGGAATGCTTGGGGCGGAGTTGGTATTGCTGCTCAGCAAAATGGAGATAAAGTGACAGCAAACTTCTTAAACTTCAATTCAGATGAAACAGTTGGAGTTTACACTGAAGGGACAACATATGCTGGAACTTATGTAGTAAGTGGCTTAACTGGTTATACTGAATCAACAGTAGGAACACAACAACACTGGAAAAAGTGA